The genomic interval TCCCATGGCGACCTGATCAGGCACGAATACCGTTTCCTGCTGGCACAGGACAAAGGTGCAGCCATCAACGGTGCTGGTCATATTGATATGTATTTTGGCATTGGTGAGGAAGCGTATCAGCAAGCCAACGCACTCAAACATTATGGTAAGGTCTGGTTGTTACTGCCCGGAGAAACACCCCTAGACGTAGCGCCTTAGTCCACAAACTCTCATACAGTGGTATTAGCCACTGTATGAGTCTCAAGATAACATTTGTTAAGCCAGATTTTTTAGAAGCAAATAGATATCTCCCATACCAAAGCAGGAACCACCGTCAGACCGAGCTGCATTCCAGTTTGATTATTATGGCTACTGTTTCACAGTATCGAAAAACCATCTGCCTGCCCCCGCTATAACATTCTAAAACACGATTCCAGAGCGACAACCGGTTTGCTATGAAGTGATGTGTTCATGCAGGTGAAACATATTCTGTCCTGCCTGGATATAGGGAGCCTCTGAAAAATGAACTATTTTCGCGCAGGACGTTGTCAGCCCCAGTCTCACATCCTCATTTACGTCAGTAAACTGCGGTGTTGCGAGTGGTGCTTCCTCGCCTGCATCAAAACTATTTCTATTTTTCAGAGGCCCCATAGGTTTTTCCGGACCACTCATAACGACGTTCGTGTTCCGACATCCAAGAAGTAGTACCCTTAACTGCAATGAAGGAATAATAATGAAAACAATATCATTCAAAGCAATTCTCATGACTGCATCCATCCTTGGAAGCCTGATAACCATTCCGGCCAAAGCGGATATCTCACCCCCACCAGCAGGTTACGACCACTACAATCCTTCCATTCCTCATGGAAGTTATCAGATCGTACAATATTATTCGACGGTGGCAGGTGCTCATAAAAACACCCGGGTGCTGCTGCCCCCTGATTACTCATCCAATAAAACCTATAACGTACTTTATCTGCTGCATGGTATCGGCGGGAATATCAACGAATGGTCCGATAACGGCGCTCCCCTTAACATTATGGACAATCTCTACGCCGCCGATCAGGCAGAACCCATGATTGTTGTGATGCCAAATGGTCGTGCCATGGACGATGATATCCCCATCGGGGATATTTTTGATCCACAGGTGGTGGAATCATTTACCACATTTGAATACGAACTGCTGAACGACCTTATTCCGTTTATTGAATCCCGTTATTCCGTTAACCGCGGTAGAACCTCTCGCGCCATTTCCGGGCTATCGATGGGAGGTGGCCAATCGCTGAACTTCGGTCTCGGTAACCCGGATACATTCGCCTGGGTGGGCGCATTTTCGGCTGCTCCCAATACCAAAGCCGCAGACGCCCTGATTCCGGACATATCCGACACAGACAGGCTACCAATGCTCTGGCTCTCCTGTGGCACAGCGGACGGTCTGGTTTCAATTGCCAGAGAAATACACGACTATATGAATGCCAATGGAGTCCAGCATGATTATCTGCTCCACGAAGGCGCAGGTCATGACTGGTCGGTGTGGAAACCCGGTCTATATCATTTTGCCCAACGTATTTTTGTCAGTGATGATGGTAACAACCAGAATGACGGAGTGATCTTCTATCAGGATATTAACTACGGTGGCAGTACTGGTCAGTCACTAATGCCCGGTCGCTATACGCAACAGCAACTCGCAGCCAAAGGAGTACCCGACGATTGGGCGTCATCCGTAAAAATTCCTGCCGGATGGACCGTGACCATGTATCAGAATAACTATTTTTCGGGGAGCTCCTGGACTCTGACAACCGACACACCGCACTTCTGGGCATTAACACCCTATGCCAATGATCAGATGTCTTCTGTTGTGATCCAATCCAACCAGTAACGGTTCTGCCTTGTTTTGACCCGTTCAAATATCTCACCCGGGCCATGGAATGACCGGGTGATTGCAGCTCGGTATTGGTATTTTTGCAACCAGTCTGTTAGTCGGGCATCCGCATAACATCCACAGCCACATGTAAAGTCGACGACTCACCACCACCAAATACCACGCCTTTTAATGGCGGAACATCGGCATAATCGCGTCCCCAGGCAGTGGTAATATGCTGGACCCCAGCCATCTGGTTGTTGGTGGGATCAAACTCGAACCAGCCTTCGCCCGGAGAATAAACAGCGAACCAGGCATGGGAGGCATCTGCACCGACCAGTTTCTTCTGTCCCGGTGGCGGCAGGGTTTCCAGGTATCCGCTGATATATCGGGCCGGATAACCGAGAGCCCGCAGACAGGCGATCCCCAGATGCGCGAAGTCCTGACAGACTCCTCGACGATGCTTGAGCACTTCACTCAAGGGTGTGGATATGTTGGAAAACTCCGGATCATAGGTGAAGTCATTAAAAATACGCTGGGTCAGATCCATCACTGCGGCCAATAACGTGCGGTCATCGGTGAATGACGGAGCGGCATAGTCCATCAGTTCCTGGGAGGTTTTGATCTTGGGGGACTCCAGCATAAATTCTCGCGCCGCCAATGTCTCAGCATGATCACTTTTGAATAACAGCGTCTTGCTGTATTCACAGGAATTACCAATCTGCAAATTGATTGCTTCAGTCTCCTGTACTTCCAGTTGACTGACAACCGTCACGTCGAGCTCATCATGAGCCGTTTCGATGCTGAAATGATAAGCATGGTTACCATAAAGATCTTCTTGTATCTGCGCTTGCACCGCTGTCGGAGAAATATTCACCTTGCTGTCATAGACCGTTTGACGGGCCGTATTTCTGGGCAGTATGTAGCCCATGTTGTAGCAGTGGCTGACGCTTTCCTGATACTTGTAACGGGTGGTGTGGCGAACCTGATATTTCATAAATCATCCTGCCAGAAGGTATTTCTGACCAGTGGTTGTGGACCGGCGGTATGATCAAAATAACGATCACTCAAGGCATCGGATGTGGCCGCCAACAGCCGCTGAATCCTGGCCATCAATTGATCCAACAAGGTTCTGACGCCATTGTTGTCTTCCTGAGCCATGGTGTGAATATCGCACAGCTGTACCGCTGTGGTCGCTTCCAGAATCAGTTTATCATGGGCGCTCAAATGTCCGCCCTGCACGGGTAACTGCTTGAGATGTTTGCTGATCTTATTGAGCTGATACAGGATGGAGCGCGGGTTTGATGCATCAAACAACAGCATATCGAGCCCCTTGCCCACTTCCGGCTGACAATGATAACGGCGCCGATAGGTAATGATGGATTCGTTGGATAACAGCAGCGATTCCACCAGCAGTTCCTGTTCTTCATCTTTCAGACAAGGCACAAACAGCGAGCGAATCTGACTGATCATTTGCAGGCTGCGTTCCAGTCGCCGCCCCAGATCGATAAAGTTCCAGGCATAATCGCGAACCATACTCTCCTGCACCAGACCGGACAGTGCCAGCAGTGTAGTGACCAGCGGATCCAGCGCCTCTTCCGGCGCAGACCACAGTCCAGGGCGCAAGGTACTGCGCAGGATGTCCAGTTCATCACCAATATCATTGATAATGCGTTGGGTATCGCTGGTCAGCTGTTCCTTGACCTGTTCGGCTGAGCGCAGCATGGCATAGAGGTTCGCCGCCACCGATCCGGCACGGTGACGATCCTGAATCAGTTGATACAATTCGCTTTCCGGGTTGGCAAACAGTTTTTCGTTGTCTGCCGCAAAACCGGGATAACTCATGGTCAACTGGGTCAGCCCTTTCAGCAGAATGCGGTAGCTGCTCTGCGGCAGAGGTTCGACCCGATTCAATTGCAAAAACACAGTCCGCAGAAATCTCAACGCCGCTTCTGCCCGTTCAGCATAGCGTCCCATCCAGAACAGGTTTTCGGCCACCCGGCTGGGTAATTCCTGCTGAATGGAGAACGTTTCTTCGAGCGTCCCTTCCGCTTTGACCGCGACGGATTTCTCCGGCTCGGAAGCCAACACCCAGGTATCCTTGGAGACCGAGCCGGTCTGGTTGGACACCACATGAGCAGACTCATCCAGGCTCACCCGGGTCAGCCCTCCAGGCATGATGGCGTAATCGAATTCACCTGCCACGGAAAATGTCCGTAACACGGAATGCCTTGGTAACATCTTTTCCTGATGCCAGGTCGGCGAGCAGGAACTTGGCATATATTCCTGGGCCACATACATGTATGGACTACGCTTAATGCGGTTTTTCCACGCGGTCAGCTTGTTGGCATCCAGACTCGGGCCATATACGGAATAGGCGCCGGCTTTGCGGTAACAGGGTTTGATCATCAGCGTGGCAATATTATCCAGCACATATTGCAGATCATCGGGGTCACCACACCACCAGGTGCGAACATTCTGCAACCGGGGTTCACGCCCCTGCAAATGCCGGCCAATTGCCGGCAAATAACGATACAGGGCGGGATTTTCCAAAAAACCGGACCCTAATGGATTGGCAATCACGACCTTACCGGCCCGCGCCACCCCCATAATGCCCGGAACCCCAAGGTGGGAGTCCCCGCGCAGCTCAACCGGATCACAGTAAATGTCATCCACCCGACGCAGAATCACATCAACCCGTTTCAAACCATCCAGAGATTTCATCCAGACATAACCGCCGCGTACCGTCAGGTCATTGCCCTGCACCAGCGGAAAACCAAGATAGTTAGACAGATAAACGTGCTCGAAGTAGGTTTCGTTGAGCGCTCCGGGCGTGAGAATCACAACTCTCGGCAACCCCCCGTTGGGGTTCAGATCGTTCAGTTTTAACCGCAGCTGGGTAAAAAAATAAGCCAGCCGATGAACATGGCTGTCGCGAAACAGACTTGGAAACACGCGGGTCATGACAGTACGGTTTTCCAGCGCATAACCGGCACCGGATGGTGCCTGACAGCGATCGGAAATCACCGTCAGCTGGCCGCTGGGGTTACGGATCAGATCGATGGCATGAATGATCAGTTGATGGGAGCCGGGAATTTTCAACTGATGACAACTGCGCAAAAATCCGGCACTGGAAAACACCAGTTCAGGGGGAATGACTTTATGTTTGATCAGGGTTTGCGGACCGTATACATCTTCCAGAATCAGGTTGTATAACTCCGAACGCTCCAACATGCCGCTTTCAATAAACGCCCATTCCTCACTGTCGATCAATAACGGGACAGGGTTAAGCTGCCAGACCTGACTGGCTTCCGGTTGCTGATAGATTTTGTAGGTGGCGCCGTCGTCGCGCAGAATCCGCGAAACCTTTTTTTGCCGTTCCCGCATGGCTTCCGGGCCCAGGGATTCCAGACTTTCGAGCAGATATTTCCAGTGTGGGCGTATCTGACCCTCGGAGTCGTAAACTTCATCCCGACTATCGGCGGGTTTTGCATACCCCGTCGTTGTCATCAT from Gynuella sunshinyii YC6258 carries:
- a CDS encoding alpha/beta hydrolase → MTASILGSLITIPAKADISPPPAGYDHYNPSIPHGSYQIVQYYSTVAGAHKNTRVLLPPDYSSNKTYNVLYLLHGIGGNINEWSDNGAPLNIMDNLYAADQAEPMIVVMPNGRAMDDDIPIGDIFDPQVVESFTTFEYELLNDLIPFIESRYSVNRGRTSRAISGLSMGGGQSLNFGLGNPDTFAWVGAFSAAPNTKAADALIPDISDTDRLPMLWLSCGTADGLVSIAREIHDYMNANGVQHDYLLHEGAGHDWSVWKPGLYHFAQRIFVSDDGNNQNDGVIFYQDINYGGSTGQSLMPGRYTQQQLAAKGVPDDWASSVKIPAGWTVTMYQNNYFSGSSWTLTTDTPHFWALTPYANDQMSSVVIQSNQ
- a CDS encoding transglutaminase family protein, producing MKYQVRHTTRYKYQESVSHCYNMGYILPRNTARQTVYDSKVNISPTAVQAQIQEDLYGNHAYHFSIETAHDELDVTVVSQLEVQETEAINLQIGNSCEYSKTLLFKSDHAETLAAREFMLESPKIKTSQELMDYAAPSFTDDRTLLAAVMDLTQRIFNDFTYDPEFSNISTPLSEVLKHRRGVCQDFAHLGIACLRALGYPARYISGYLETLPPPGQKKLVGADASHAWFAVYSPGEGWFEFDPTNNQMAGVQHITTAWGRDYADVPPLKGVVFGGGESSTLHVAVDVMRMPD
- a CDS encoding circularly permuted type 2 ATP-grasp protein produces the protein MMTTTGYAKPADSRDEVYDSEGQIRPHWKYLLESLESLGPEAMRERQKKVSRILRDDGATYKIYQQPEASQVWQLNPVPLLIDSEEWAFIESGMLERSELYNLILEDVYGPQTLIKHKVIPPELVFSSAGFLRSCHQLKIPGSHQLIIHAIDLIRNPSGQLTVISDRCQAPSGAGYALENRTVMTRVFPSLFRDSHVHRLAYFFTQLRLKLNDLNPNGGLPRVVILTPGALNETYFEHVYLSNYLGFPLVQGNDLTVRGGYVWMKSLDGLKRVDVILRRVDDIYCDPVELRGDSHLGVPGIMGVARAGKVVIANPLGSGFLENPALYRYLPAIGRHLQGREPRLQNVRTWWCGDPDDLQYVLDNIATLMIKPCYRKAGAYSVYGPSLDANKLTAWKNRIKRSPYMYVAQEYMPSSCSPTWHQEKMLPRHSVLRTFSVAGEFDYAIMPGGLTRVSLDESAHVVSNQTGSVSKDTWVLASEPEKSVAVKAEGTLEETFSIQQELPSRVAENLFWMGRYAERAEAALRFLRTVFLQLNRVEPLPQSSYRILLKGLTQLTMSYPGFAADNEKLFANPESELYQLIQDRHRAGSVAANLYAMLRSAEQVKEQLTSDTQRIINDIGDELDILRSTLRPGLWSAPEEALDPLVTTLLALSGLVQESMVRDYAWNFIDLGRRLERSLQMISQIRSLFVPCLKDEEQELLVESLLLSNESIITYRRRYHCQPEVGKGLDMLLFDASNPRSILYQLNKISKHLKQLPVQGGHLSAHDKLILEATTAVQLCDIHTMAQEDNNGVRTLLDQLMARIQRLLAATSDALSDRYFDHTAGPQPLVRNTFWQDDL